One segment of Accipiter gentilis chromosome 26, bAccGen1.1, whole genome shotgun sequence DNA contains the following:
- the MAML1 gene encoding mastermind-like protein 1 isoform X2, whose protein sequence is MVLPPCPMAEFVVPRHSAVMERLRRRIELCRRHHSACESRYQAVSPERLELERQQTFALHQRCLQAKAKRAGKHRQPPPAPPPPAPPPPAAAVAGSADRTGANGLDAETASGEQHGRSSTLIALHETVKRKLDSAASPQNGDQQNGYGDVFSVSKKLRRDDGLGGVSGSSNGMPPVSPLHHLDKKSGSGDTLQLNGKHPMGLDGISKKCLPDSGLQMNGGGDADDSFPLSLNKELKQEPVDDLPCMIAGAGGSISQNNLMPDLNLNEQEWKELIEELNRSVPDEDMKDLFNEDFEEKKDADSSNSAAQTPLPQDINIKTEFSPAPFEQEQMGSPQVRSTSSGPAFIGAASVPVSAASPAVGSSQAMFQPSSQSMTENPNQPMMQASNHSQNVQRPLPNVLLPGKGAGSAKEMSSAHQLQQIAAKQKRDQMLQNQQQASQVHQTNQMSTWQQSGPSHSPLAVPYPMENPTSPSVYQPDFNNQKLMMPNMGNKSSPRAGGNYHVNILGHQQNSLNQNPVNSQGSMLDYGNTKPLSHYKAECEQGVTVPGQNKTPMLAYIQQRQQPPLSHVSDDQNGMILLKPKSGNIAYRLPHSQDQTPSPNVPRVPVSVPGPGVGAQAPNVSMAGNHSNPPYLSNQQQAAVMKQHQMLMDQQKQREQQQKHLLMEQQKQQFLMEQRQQHLLAEQEKQRQQQEQQLQRHLTRPPPQYQDQPQNPYQQQVGQFTGSSSAMPGVSNLGQSSSSSPRMFPQTQNMIQMGPGHSSVPALQSGSSQQDRGVTQYTNMQNIQRGGLYNLASGMTQMVPQHATQSANGQPPMQRQGSLGQGAAVPAGYGQNTLANSSISQQHNKGALNPTLSKPQMARVPAAMGAQNPSWQHQGIPNINNQTQANSGLGPFTASSSFHMQQTHLKMANQQFAQGMPQVSLSTSRPMTSMNAAVSGQMLSSSLGAQQRTNPPTQQQVPSQQVLPGMNQTVPDLNAFNQNPNQQMPNRGNLHCSQGYPVRTTSQELPFAYSGQSGNNGLQNLTGDTDLIDSLLKNRTSEEWMNDLDELLGTH, encoded by the exons ATGgtgctgcccccctgccccatggCGGAGTTCGTGGTGCCGCGGCACAGCGCGGTGATGGAGCGGCTCCGCCGGCGCATCGAGCTCTGCCGGCGGCACCACAGCGCCTGCGAGTCCCGCTACCAGGCCGTCTCCCCGGAGCGCCTGGAGCTGGAGCGCCAGCAAACCTTCGCCCTGCACCAGCGCTGCCTGCAGGCCAAGGCCAAGCGGGCCGGCAAGCACCGGCAGCcgcccccggcgccgccgccgcccgcgccccctccgccggccgccgccgTCGCGGGAAGCGCCGACAGGACCGGAGCCAACGGCCTGGACGCCGAGACGGCGAGCGGCGAGCAGCACGGCCGCAGCAGCACGTTGATCGCG ctccATGAGACTGTGAAAAGAAAGCTTGATAGTGCTGCTTCCCCTCAGAATGGAGACCAGCAGAATGGCTATGGTGATGTATTTTCTGTGTCCAAGAAACTGCGTCGTGATGATGGTCTTGGTGGAGTGAGTGGTTCTTCCAATGGAATGCCCCCTGTCTCACCACTCCATCATCTTGACAAGAAATCTGGCAGCGGAGATACCTTACAACTTAATGGAAAACATCCGATGGGGCTAGATGGCATCAGCAAGAAGTGTCTTCCAGATTCCGGCCTGCAAATGAATGGAGGTGGTGATGCTGATGACTCATTTCCTCTGAGTTTGAACAAAGAGCTGAAGCAGGAGCCCGTAGATGATCTTCCATGTATGATTGCTGGAGCAGGGGGTTCTATATCTCAGAATAACTTGATGCCTGATCTTAATCTTAATGAGCAAGAATGGAAGGAACTTATTGAGGAGCTTAATAGATCAGTGCCTGATGAAGACATGAAGGATCTCTTCAATGAAgactttgaagagaaaaaagatgCCGATTCTTCAAATTCAGCTGCACAGACTCCTTTGCCACAAGATATTAACATAAAGACTGAGTTTTCCCCAGCACCCTTTGAACAGGAACAGATGGGATCTCCCCAGGTGAGATCCACTTCATCAGGTCCAGCATTTATTGGTGCTGCATCTGTACCTGTAAGTGCCGCTTCTCCAGCGGTTGGTAGTTCTCAGGCTATGTTTCAGCCTTCCAGTCAGTCAATGACTGAAAATCCTAATCAGCCCATGATGCAGGCATCAAACCACTCTCAGAACGTCCAGAGGCCTCTCCCCAATGTGTTGTTACCTGGGAAGGGTGCAGGAAGTGCCAAAGAAATGTCTTCTGCTCATCAACTTCAGCAGATTGCTGCCAAGCAGAAGAGAGACCAGATGTTGCAGAACCAGCAGCAAGCTTCCCAAGTCCACCAAACAAATCAGATGTCTACGTGGCAACAGTCTGGGCCTTCTCATAGTCCACTGGCTGTCCCATACCCCATGGAGAATCCCACCAGCCCATCAGTTTACCAGCCGGACTTCAACAATCAGAAACTCATGATGCCTAACATGGGAAATAAAAGCTCACCGAGAGCGGGAGGCAATTACCATGTGAACATTTTGGGTCATCAGCAAAACAGCTTGAACCAGAACCCTGTGAACAGTCAAGGCTCTATGCTAGACTATGGGAACACCAAACCTCTTTCCCATTACAAAGCAGAATGTGAACAGGGGGTTACAGTACCTGGTCAGAACAAGACTCCCATGTTGGCATACATACAACAGCGCCAGCAGCCACCGCTGTCTCACGTGAGTGATGACCAAAATGGGATGATCCTGTTGAAACCCAAGTCTGGAAACATTGCCTATCGGCTACCACACAGTCAG GATCAAACCCCTTCTCCTAACGTTCCTCGCGTTCCTGTTTCTGTCCCGGGCCCTGGTGTGGGTGCCCAGGCGCCCAATGTCTCCATGGCAGGTAACCACAGCAACCCACCTTATCTCAGCAATcagcagcaagcagcagtgaTGAAGCAACACCAAATGCTGATGGAccagcagaagcagagagagCAGCAACAGAAGCACTTGCTCATGGAGCAACAGAAGCAGCAATTCCTAATGGAGCAGAGACAGCAACACCTTCTGGCTGAGCAG GAGAAACAGCGGCAGCAGCAAGAACAACAGCTGCAGCGGCATCTGACTCGACCACCTCCCCAGTATCAGGATCAACCGCAGAATCCGTACCAGCAACAGGTTGGACAGTTCACAG gGTCATCTTCAGCCATGCCTGGGGTCAGTAATTTAGGACAGTCCAGCTCCAGCAGTCCACGGATGTTTCCTCAGACCCAGAACATGATTCAGATGGGACCTGGACACAGTTCTGTTCCTGCACTCCAGTCGGGCTCCAGTCAGCAGGATCGGGGAGTGACTCAGTATACCAATATGCAAAACATTCAGCGAGGGGGATTATACAACTTGGCGTCTGGCATGACACAGATGGTTCCCCAGCATGCAACTCAAAGTGCCAATGGACAGCCACCGATGCAGAGACAAGGCAGCTTGGGCCAGGGTGCTGCCGTTCCTGCTGGATATGGGCAGAATACCTTAGCAAACTCAAGTATTTCTCAGCAGCACAATAAAGGTGCACTGAACCCAACCTTATCTAAGCCACAGATGGCGAGAGTACCAGCTGCTATGGGGGCTCAAAATCCATCTTGGCAACACCAAGGTATCCCTAATATTAACAACCAGACACAAGCAAACAGTGGCTTAGGACCATTTACTGCCAGCTCCTCTTTCCATATGCAGCAAACTCATCTAAAGATGGCCAACCAACAGTTTGCCCAAGGAATGCCTCAGGTAAGCCTAAGCACCAGCAGACCCATGACCTCTATGAATGCTGCCGTCTCTGGGCAGATGTTGTCGTCATCTTTAGGTGCGCAGCAGCGGACAAACCCACCTACACAACAGCAGGTACCCTCACAGCAAGTCTTGCCTGGCATGAACCAGACTGTTCCAGATCTGAATGCTTTCAACCAGAATCCAAATCAGCAAATGCCCAACAGAGGTAATCTGCACTGTAGTCAAGGGTACCCTGTGAGGACAACCAGTCAAGAGCTGCCTTTTGCCTACAGCGGCCAGTCGGGCAATAATGGACTTCAGAACTTAACTGGTGACACAGATCTGATAGACTCTTTGCTGAAAAACAGGACTTCAGAGGAGTGGATGAATGATTTGGACGAATTGTTAGGAACTCATTAa
- the MAML1 gene encoding mastermind-like protein 1 isoform X1: protein MVLPPCPMAEFVVPRHSAVMERLRRRIELCRRHHSACESRYQAVSPERLELERQQTFALHQRCLQAKAKRAGKHRQPPPAPPPPAPPPPAAAVAGSADRTGANGLDAETASGEQHGRSSTLIAQLHETVKRKLDSAASPQNGDQQNGYGDVFSVSKKLRRDDGLGGVSGSSNGMPPVSPLHHLDKKSGSGDTLQLNGKHPMGLDGISKKCLPDSGLQMNGGGDADDSFPLSLNKELKQEPVDDLPCMIAGAGGSISQNNLMPDLNLNEQEWKELIEELNRSVPDEDMKDLFNEDFEEKKDADSSNSAAQTPLPQDINIKTEFSPAPFEQEQMGSPQVRSTSSGPAFIGAASVPVSAASPAVGSSQAMFQPSSQSMTENPNQPMMQASNHSQNVQRPLPNVLLPGKGAGSAKEMSSAHQLQQIAAKQKRDQMLQNQQQASQVHQTNQMSTWQQSGPSHSPLAVPYPMENPTSPSVYQPDFNNQKLMMPNMGNKSSPRAGGNYHVNILGHQQNSLNQNPVNSQGSMLDYGNTKPLSHYKAECEQGVTVPGQNKTPMLAYIQQRQQPPLSHVSDDQNGMILLKPKSGNIAYRLPHSQDQTPSPNVPRVPVSVPGPGVGAQAPNVSMAGNHSNPPYLSNQQQAAVMKQHQMLMDQQKQREQQQKHLLMEQQKQQFLMEQRQQHLLAEQEKQRQQQEQQLQRHLTRPPPQYQDQPQNPYQQQVGQFTGSSSAMPGVSNLGQSSSSSPRMFPQTQNMIQMGPGHSSVPALQSGSSQQDRGVTQYTNMQNIQRGGLYNLASGMTQMVPQHATQSANGQPPMQRQGSLGQGAAVPAGYGQNTLANSSISQQHNKGALNPTLSKPQMARVPAAMGAQNPSWQHQGIPNINNQTQANSGLGPFTASSSFHMQQTHLKMANQQFAQGMPQVSLSTSRPMTSMNAAVSGQMLSSSLGAQQRTNPPTQQQVPSQQVLPGMNQTVPDLNAFNQNPNQQMPNRGNLHCSQGYPVRTTSQELPFAYSGQSGNNGLQNLTGDTDLIDSLLKNRTSEEWMNDLDELLGTH from the exons ATGgtgctgcccccctgccccatggCGGAGTTCGTGGTGCCGCGGCACAGCGCGGTGATGGAGCGGCTCCGCCGGCGCATCGAGCTCTGCCGGCGGCACCACAGCGCCTGCGAGTCCCGCTACCAGGCCGTCTCCCCGGAGCGCCTGGAGCTGGAGCGCCAGCAAACCTTCGCCCTGCACCAGCGCTGCCTGCAGGCCAAGGCCAAGCGGGCCGGCAAGCACCGGCAGCcgcccccggcgccgccgccgcccgcgccccctccgccggccgccgccgTCGCGGGAAGCGCCGACAGGACCGGAGCCAACGGCCTGGACGCCGAGACGGCGAGCGGCGAGCAGCACGGCCGCAGCAGCACGTTGATCGCG cagctccATGAGACTGTGAAAAGAAAGCTTGATAGTGCTGCTTCCCCTCAGAATGGAGACCAGCAGAATGGCTATGGTGATGTATTTTCTGTGTCCAAGAAACTGCGTCGTGATGATGGTCTTGGTGGAGTGAGTGGTTCTTCCAATGGAATGCCCCCTGTCTCACCACTCCATCATCTTGACAAGAAATCTGGCAGCGGAGATACCTTACAACTTAATGGAAAACATCCGATGGGGCTAGATGGCATCAGCAAGAAGTGTCTTCCAGATTCCGGCCTGCAAATGAATGGAGGTGGTGATGCTGATGACTCATTTCCTCTGAGTTTGAACAAAGAGCTGAAGCAGGAGCCCGTAGATGATCTTCCATGTATGATTGCTGGAGCAGGGGGTTCTATATCTCAGAATAACTTGATGCCTGATCTTAATCTTAATGAGCAAGAATGGAAGGAACTTATTGAGGAGCTTAATAGATCAGTGCCTGATGAAGACATGAAGGATCTCTTCAATGAAgactttgaagagaaaaaagatgCCGATTCTTCAAATTCAGCTGCACAGACTCCTTTGCCACAAGATATTAACATAAAGACTGAGTTTTCCCCAGCACCCTTTGAACAGGAACAGATGGGATCTCCCCAGGTGAGATCCACTTCATCAGGTCCAGCATTTATTGGTGCTGCATCTGTACCTGTAAGTGCCGCTTCTCCAGCGGTTGGTAGTTCTCAGGCTATGTTTCAGCCTTCCAGTCAGTCAATGACTGAAAATCCTAATCAGCCCATGATGCAGGCATCAAACCACTCTCAGAACGTCCAGAGGCCTCTCCCCAATGTGTTGTTACCTGGGAAGGGTGCAGGAAGTGCCAAAGAAATGTCTTCTGCTCATCAACTTCAGCAGATTGCTGCCAAGCAGAAGAGAGACCAGATGTTGCAGAACCAGCAGCAAGCTTCCCAAGTCCACCAAACAAATCAGATGTCTACGTGGCAACAGTCTGGGCCTTCTCATAGTCCACTGGCTGTCCCATACCCCATGGAGAATCCCACCAGCCCATCAGTTTACCAGCCGGACTTCAACAATCAGAAACTCATGATGCCTAACATGGGAAATAAAAGCTCACCGAGAGCGGGAGGCAATTACCATGTGAACATTTTGGGTCATCAGCAAAACAGCTTGAACCAGAACCCTGTGAACAGTCAAGGCTCTATGCTAGACTATGGGAACACCAAACCTCTTTCCCATTACAAAGCAGAATGTGAACAGGGGGTTACAGTACCTGGTCAGAACAAGACTCCCATGTTGGCATACATACAACAGCGCCAGCAGCCACCGCTGTCTCACGTGAGTGATGACCAAAATGGGATGATCCTGTTGAAACCCAAGTCTGGAAACATTGCCTATCGGCTACCACACAGTCAG GATCAAACCCCTTCTCCTAACGTTCCTCGCGTTCCTGTTTCTGTCCCGGGCCCTGGTGTGGGTGCCCAGGCGCCCAATGTCTCCATGGCAGGTAACCACAGCAACCCACCTTATCTCAGCAATcagcagcaagcagcagtgaTGAAGCAACACCAAATGCTGATGGAccagcagaagcagagagagCAGCAACAGAAGCACTTGCTCATGGAGCAACAGAAGCAGCAATTCCTAATGGAGCAGAGACAGCAACACCTTCTGGCTGAGCAG GAGAAACAGCGGCAGCAGCAAGAACAACAGCTGCAGCGGCATCTGACTCGACCACCTCCCCAGTATCAGGATCAACCGCAGAATCCGTACCAGCAACAGGTTGGACAGTTCACAG gGTCATCTTCAGCCATGCCTGGGGTCAGTAATTTAGGACAGTCCAGCTCCAGCAGTCCACGGATGTTTCCTCAGACCCAGAACATGATTCAGATGGGACCTGGACACAGTTCTGTTCCTGCACTCCAGTCGGGCTCCAGTCAGCAGGATCGGGGAGTGACTCAGTATACCAATATGCAAAACATTCAGCGAGGGGGATTATACAACTTGGCGTCTGGCATGACACAGATGGTTCCCCAGCATGCAACTCAAAGTGCCAATGGACAGCCACCGATGCAGAGACAAGGCAGCTTGGGCCAGGGTGCTGCCGTTCCTGCTGGATATGGGCAGAATACCTTAGCAAACTCAAGTATTTCTCAGCAGCACAATAAAGGTGCACTGAACCCAACCTTATCTAAGCCACAGATGGCGAGAGTACCAGCTGCTATGGGGGCTCAAAATCCATCTTGGCAACACCAAGGTATCCCTAATATTAACAACCAGACACAAGCAAACAGTGGCTTAGGACCATTTACTGCCAGCTCCTCTTTCCATATGCAGCAAACTCATCTAAAGATGGCCAACCAACAGTTTGCCCAAGGAATGCCTCAGGTAAGCCTAAGCACCAGCAGACCCATGACCTCTATGAATGCTGCCGTCTCTGGGCAGATGTTGTCGTCATCTTTAGGTGCGCAGCAGCGGACAAACCCACCTACACAACAGCAGGTACCCTCACAGCAAGTCTTGCCTGGCATGAACCAGACTGTTCCAGATCTGAATGCTTTCAACCAGAATCCAAATCAGCAAATGCCCAACAGAGGTAATCTGCACTGTAGTCAAGGGTACCCTGTGAGGACAACCAGTCAAGAGCTGCCTTTTGCCTACAGCGGCCAGTCGGGCAATAATGGACTTCAGAACTTAACTGGTGACACAGATCTGATAGACTCTTTGCTGAAAAACAGGACTTCAGAGGAGTGGATGAATGATTTGGACGAATTGTTAGGAACTCATTAa